In Haloarchaeobius litoreus, the following are encoded in one genomic region:
- a CDS encoding A/G-specific adenine glycosylase: MSTSEEWTFPDDVDHEVVQDALVEWYEADHRDFPWRRTDDPYEILVSEVMSQQTQLGRVVEAWEAFLDRWPTTTALADADRADVVGFWTSYSLGYNNRAKYLHEAARQVEEEYGGSFPETPDELRELMGVGPYTANAVASFAFNDGDAVVDTNVKRVLYRAFDVPDDDATFERVAGDLMPSGESRVWNNAIMELGGVACEKTPSCDAAGCPWREWCHAYETGDFTAPDVPTQPSFEGSRRQFRGRVISVLKEYDELGLDTLGPRVRVDYSPDGEHGREWLRGLLSDLSDDGLVELDESGDELAARLRR, encoded by the coding sequence ATGAGCACGTCCGAGGAGTGGACGTTCCCCGACGACGTCGACCACGAGGTAGTGCAGGACGCCCTCGTCGAGTGGTACGAGGCCGACCACCGCGACTTCCCGTGGCGACGCACCGACGACCCCTACGAGATACTCGTCTCGGAGGTGATGAGCCAGCAGACCCAGCTCGGCCGCGTCGTCGAGGCCTGGGAGGCGTTCCTCGACCGCTGGCCGACGACCACCGCACTCGCGGACGCCGACCGTGCAGACGTGGTGGGCTTCTGGACCAGCTACTCGCTCGGCTACAACAACCGCGCGAAGTACCTCCACGAGGCCGCCCGGCAGGTCGAGGAGGAGTACGGTGGCTCCTTCCCCGAGACGCCCGACGAGCTGCGGGAGCTGATGGGCGTCGGTCCCTACACCGCCAACGCCGTTGCGAGCTTCGCGTTCAACGACGGCGACGCCGTGGTCGACACGAACGTCAAGCGCGTCCTCTACCGCGCGTTCGACGTGCCCGACGACGACGCGACGTTCGAGCGCGTCGCGGGCGACCTCATGCCCTCGGGCGAGTCCCGCGTCTGGAACAACGCCATCATGGAGCTCGGCGGCGTCGCCTGCGAGAAGACACCCTCTTGCGACGCGGCGGGCTGTCCCTGGCGCGAGTGGTGCCACGCCTACGAGACGGGCGACTTCACCGCGCCCGACGTGCCCACGCAGCCGAGCTTCGAGGGGAGCCGTCGCCAGTTCCGCGGGCGGGTGATATCGGTGCTGAAGGAGTACGACGAGCTCGGGCTGGACACGCTCGGCCCGCGCGTGCGGGTGGACTACTCCCCCGACGGCGAGCACGGCCGGGAGTGGCTCCGGGGCCTGCTCTCCGACCTCTCGGACGACGGGCTCGTCGAACTGGACGAGTCCGGGGACGAACTCGCGGCCCGACTCCGGCGGTAG
- a CDS encoding MFS transporter, translated as MGATTDLKQGIREHLGQFSLHVLLVFATGLTIGSERAVVPVLGEDVLGVESFLVIGSFVVSFGFVKALLNLYAGKWGSEYGRKPVLVLGWLTALPLPIILIYAPNWAWVTVGNVLLGINQALTWSMAINAKIDIAGPEQRGLAVGIDEAFGYGGVAVGAWVTGVIAAGTNLRPEPFYFLAVVVVLALLIAVFLIRETVQLARAEIDDDDHHDANLPFREVLKRATYGDRTLFAAAQAGHIEKFVDTLFWLAVPLYLTSEGLGIAAVGFVVGVHSAMYFLQIATGGLADRIGRRPPVIAGMFLTGAGVLGMVLVEGYLPWVALSAVSGLGMALLYPNLMTVPGDAAHPTWRATGMGVYRMWRDSGYGVGAILIGLAMEFVNAEAAFYMTALLMFASGAVVYVWMEETHPEFGTHEPPAPATATGSARSVAED; from the coding sequence ATTGGGGCGACGACCGACCTCAAGCAGGGTATCCGCGAGCACCTCGGACAGTTCTCGCTGCACGTCCTGCTCGTGTTCGCGACCGGGCTGACCATCGGCTCCGAGCGCGCCGTCGTCCCCGTGCTCGGCGAGGACGTCCTCGGCGTCGAGTCGTTCCTCGTCATCGGCTCGTTCGTCGTCTCCTTCGGGTTCGTCAAGGCGCTACTCAACCTCTACGCCGGCAAGTGGGGCAGCGAGTACGGCCGCAAGCCCGTGCTCGTCCTCGGCTGGCTGACCGCCCTCCCGCTCCCGATCATCCTCATCTACGCGCCCAACTGGGCGTGGGTCACCGTCGGGAACGTCCTGCTGGGAATCAACCAGGCACTCACCTGGAGCATGGCCATCAACGCCAAGATCGACATCGCTGGCCCCGAGCAACGCGGGTTAGCCGTCGGCATCGACGAGGCGTTCGGCTACGGTGGTGTTGCCGTCGGTGCGTGGGTCACGGGCGTCATCGCCGCCGGGACGAACCTCCGGCCGGAGCCGTTCTACTTTCTCGCCGTCGTCGTCGTGCTCGCGCTGCTCATCGCTGTGTTCCTCATCAGGGAGACGGTCCAGCTCGCGAGAGCGGAGATCGACGACGACGACCATCACGACGCGAACCTACCGTTCCGCGAGGTGTTGAAGCGCGCGACCTACGGCGACAGGACGCTGTTCGCCGCTGCACAGGCCGGACACATCGAGAAGTTCGTCGATACGCTGTTCTGGCTCGCCGTCCCGCTGTATCTCACGAGTGAGGGGCTCGGAATCGCAGCGGTCGGGTTCGTCGTCGGCGTCCACAGCGCGATGTACTTCCTGCAGATCGCGACCGGCGGGCTCGCGGACCGTATCGGCCGTCGCCCGCCCGTCATCGCCGGGATGTTCCTCACCGGTGCGGGCGTCCTCGGGATGGTGCTCGTCGAGGGCTACCTCCCCTGGGTGGCCCTCTCCGCCGTCTCCGGGCTGGGGATGGCGCTGCTGTACCCGAACCTGATGACGGTCCCGGGCGACGCGGCTCACCCGACGTGGCGGGCGACCGGGATGGGCGTCTACCGGATGTGGCGTGACTCCGGCTACGGCGTCGGCGCGATACTTATCGGCCTCGCGATGGAGTTCGTGAACGCCGAGGCAGCGTTCTACATGACCGCCCTGCTGATGTTCGCCTCCGGGGCCGTCGTCTACGTGTGGATGGAGGAGACCCACCCCGAGTTCGGGACCCACGAACCGCCCGCACCGGCGACAGCGACCGGGTCGGCCCGGTCTGTCGCCGAGGACTGA
- a CDS encoding helix-turn-helix domain-containing protein: protein MSLYQSSFRVRHECPYRELSERYPDLTIREWYLSDCQVLEITATEAPTEELLEDVERLGDVLHRSVDTTGLHVVTQSCLCSLEDSIIERFESHNCLYQPPTVHRQGWEHYSVVAFDEADVRALLAELDDDRDIELLSKTAIEEQHVPHSMLAPVDRLFADLTDRQLAALQLALERGYYEQPRAVSIRELAEGTSVARSTFEEHLRKAENKLLTNAGEFLRLVTATSTTDPLGVEAGQQAGGTAD from the coding sequence ATGAGCCTCTACCAGTCGTCGTTCCGGGTGCGACACGAGTGTCCGTACCGGGAGCTCTCGGAGCGGTACCCCGACCTGACCATCCGCGAGTGGTACCTGAGCGACTGCCAGGTGCTCGAAATCACCGCCACCGAGGCACCGACCGAGGAGCTCCTGGAGGACGTCGAACGGCTCGGCGACGTACTCCACCGCTCGGTCGACACGACGGGGCTCCACGTCGTCACGCAGTCATGTCTCTGCTCGCTCGAGGACTCCATCATCGAGCGCTTCGAGTCGCACAACTGCCTCTACCAGCCACCGACGGTCCACCGACAGGGTTGGGAGCACTACTCGGTCGTCGCGTTCGACGAGGCCGACGTCCGCGCGCTGCTGGCCGAGCTGGACGACGACCGCGACATCGAGCTCCTCTCGAAGACGGCCATCGAGGAGCAACACGTCCCGCACAGCATGCTCGCACCGGTCGACCGGCTGTTCGCTGACCTCACGGACCGCCAGCTGGCCGCACTCCAGCTCGCGCTCGAACGCGGCTACTACGAGCAGCCCCGGGCCGTCTCGATTCGGGAGCTGGCCGAGGGGACGTCGGTCGCACGCTCGACGTTCGAGGAGCACCTGCGGAAGGCCGAGAACAAGCTGCTGACGAACGCGGGGGAGTTCCTGCGACTGGTGACGGCGACGTCGACGACCGACCCACTCGGGGTCGAGGCAGGACAGCAGGCGGGCGGGACCGCGGACTGA
- a CDS encoding DsrE family protein yields MYLGIILETNDPERVWNAFRLANTALDADHSVEVFLLGDGVDAPDLEHEKFNPHGVMLKYTQNGGTLLACGTCLDSRDLEADELRPRATMADCLGVVEDADEVLTIG; encoded by the coding sequence ATGTATCTCGGCATCATCCTCGAGACGAACGATCCCGAGCGGGTCTGGAACGCGTTCCGGCTGGCGAACACCGCGCTCGACGCCGACCACTCCGTCGAGGTGTTCCTCCTCGGCGACGGCGTCGACGCTCCAGACCTGGAGCACGAGAAGTTCAACCCTCACGGCGTGATGCTGAAGTACACCCAGAACGGCGGAACGCTGCTCGCCTGCGGGACGTGTCTCGACTCGCGCGACCTCGAAGCCGACGAGCTCAGACCGCGGGCCACGATGGCGGACTGCCTCGGCGTCGTCGAGGACGCGGACGAGGTTCTCACCATCGGCTGA
- a CDS encoding efflux RND transporter permease subunit, producing the protein MIGGPLDRVVRSVTDHNRIVLLVMLVVCAGVIGGITQLDTGQTNSTDSDAFGDTTVAQKADYIQQHYGDVGSNNVTYSNVYVRSTDGNVLTKESLLASLEYQREVRANESVAGALTDDGGVTGVENVVATQLAGDRDASLDEQVAALEAASESDVRAVVENTFTEGSPALRLLPNTYEPGTATAESRRTVFAFTTAEGANNFRPPADAQRTLYEATDDRGGAEFFTVGQHAQQGYSQQVWADTTELILPSALLLILAVLGFAYRDLVDVVVGFFGVVVSVLCMFGILGWLGIPAGVTMIIGPVLITGLSIDYGLHVFMRYREQRGEGEGIREPMYRSLSSVGVALLLVTITAAVGFLANLTSPLAIIRQLGIGITLGVVSAFVVFTTLVPALKVSIDGLLERVGLDRRKAPLGRGRYLAPVLGAGVRAARVAAPVVIVVAVLAGAGGAAAWSDLDRQGYQTSEEVADWKTNLPGPLAWEAVETEWYQNDRYVDDRFQAESESQRYTMILIEGEVTDPAALERVQRATADAAERDAVFSRSGSVPVVSPLSVMERVAAQDEEFAAVLADADTDGDGVPDRNVGGVYDALYEANPEQAGRVVERTDDEYRTMRMLVPVEQGLQVDDRAAAMHGIADVAEGDGEYTATAVGQATFSNAELGQMADGIVRTMLIALGVIALVLALVYRLTGGSATLGVLTVVPIALVIGLVLAGMYLTNTPVTLLTALLLSLAVGLGVDYNIHISDRFAQELSRGDDPITALQTAVTGTGGALLGSTLTSGGAFATLLLHTSPQLRSFGMLVVLALSLSFLVSVFVFPSMLLLWARRTGHASEVSRGAVVGASDD; encoded by the coding sequence ATGATTGGGGGTCCCCTCGACAGGGTCGTCCGCTCTGTCACCGACCACAACAGAATCGTCCTCCTCGTGATGCTCGTCGTCTGTGCGGGCGTCATCGGCGGTATCACGCAGCTCGATACCGGCCAGACCAACTCCACGGACAGCGACGCCTTCGGCGACACCACCGTCGCCCAGAAGGCCGACTACATCCAGCAGCACTACGGCGACGTGGGATCGAACAACGTCACCTACTCCAACGTCTACGTCCGCTCGACGGACGGAAACGTCCTGACGAAGGAGTCGCTGCTCGCCTCGCTGGAGTACCAGCGCGAGGTCCGCGCGAACGAGTCCGTCGCTGGCGCACTCACCGACGACGGAGGCGTGACCGGCGTCGAGAACGTCGTCGCGACCCAGCTCGCGGGCGACCGCGACGCGAGCCTCGACGAACAGGTCGCTGCGCTCGAGGCCGCGAGCGAGTCCGACGTGCGTGCCGTCGTCGAGAACACGTTCACCGAGGGCTCGCCCGCGCTGCGGCTCCTTCCGAACACCTACGAGCCCGGCACCGCGACCGCGGAGAGCCGTCGGACCGTGTTCGCGTTCACGACCGCCGAGGGTGCGAACAACTTCCGCCCGCCCGCCGACGCCCAGCGCACCCTCTACGAGGCGACCGATGACCGCGGCGGGGCCGAGTTCTTCACCGTCGGCCAGCACGCCCAGCAGGGCTACAGCCAGCAGGTCTGGGCCGACACGACCGAGCTCATCCTGCCCTCCGCGCTGCTGCTCATCCTCGCGGTGCTCGGCTTCGCCTACCGCGACCTCGTCGACGTCGTCGTCGGGTTCTTCGGGGTCGTCGTCTCCGTGCTCTGCATGTTCGGCATCCTCGGCTGGCTGGGCATCCCCGCCGGGGTGACGATGATAATCGGGCCGGTGCTCATCACCGGGCTGAGCATCGACTACGGCCTCCACGTGTTCATGCGCTACCGCGAGCAGCGCGGCGAGGGCGAGGGCATCCGCGAGCCGATGTATCGGTCGCTCTCCTCGGTCGGCGTCGCGCTGTTGCTCGTCACGATCACCGCGGCCGTCGGGTTCCTCGCGAACCTCACGAGCCCGCTGGCCATCATCCGCCAGCTCGGCATCGGCATCACCCTCGGCGTCGTCTCGGCGTTCGTCGTGTTCACGACGCTCGTCCCCGCGCTGAAGGTCAGCATCGACGGCCTGCTCGAACGGGTCGGTCTCGACCGCCGCAAGGCCCCGCTCGGGCGCGGTCGCTACCTGGCCCCGGTGCTCGGTGCCGGCGTCAGAGCCGCCCGCGTCGCGGCACCCGTCGTCATCGTCGTCGCCGTGCTCGCCGGCGCTGGCGGTGCGGCCGCCTGGTCCGACCTCGACCGGCAGGGCTACCAGACCTCCGAGGAGGTCGCCGACTGGAAGACGAACCTCCCCGGCCCGCTCGCCTGGGAGGCGGTCGAGACCGAGTGGTACCAGAACGACCGCTACGTCGACGACCGGTTCCAGGCCGAGAGCGAGAGCCAGCGCTACACGATGATACTGATCGAGGGCGAAGTGACCGACCCCGCCGCGCTCGAACGCGTCCAGCGGGCGACCGCGGACGCCGCCGAGCGCGACGCGGTGTTCAGCCGCTCCGGGTCGGTTCCCGTCGTCTCGCCGCTGTCGGTGATGGAGCGCGTCGCCGCCCAGGACGAGGAGTTCGCCGCGGTGCTGGCCGACGCCGACACCGACGGCGACGGCGTCCCCGACCGGAACGTGGGCGGCGTCTACGACGCGCTGTACGAGGCCAACCCGGAGCAGGCCGGCCGGGTCGTCGAACGAACCGACGACGAGTACCGCACGATGCGGATGCTCGTCCCCGTCGAGCAGGGCCTGCAGGTCGACGACCGCGCCGCGGCCATGCACGGCATCGCCGACGTCGCCGAGGGCGACGGCGAGTACACGGCCACCGCGGTCGGCCAGGCGACGTTCTCCAACGCCGAGCTCGGCCAGATGGCCGACGGCATCGTCCGCACGATGCTCATCGCGCTCGGCGTCATCGCCCTCGTGCTCGCGCTGGTCTACCGGCTCACCGGGGGGAGCGCGACACTCGGCGTGCTCACCGTCGTCCCTATCGCGCTCGTCATCGGGCTCGTGCTCGCGGGGATGTACCTCACAAACACGCCGGTGACGCTGCTCACCGCGCTGCTGTTGAGCCTCGCGGTCGGCCTCGGCGTCGACTACAACATCCACATCAGCGACCGCTTCGCACAGGAGCTCTCCCGGGGTGACGACCCCATCACCGCGCTCCAGACCGCCGTCACCGGCACCGGTGGGGCGCTACTCGGCAGCACGCTCACCTCCGGTGGCGCGTTCGCCACGCTCCTGCTCCACACCAGCCCGCAGCTGCGCTCGTTCGGCATGCTCGTCGTGCTCGCGCTCTCCCTGTCGTTCCTCGTCAGCGTGTTCGTCTTCCCGAGCATGCTGCTGCTCTGGGCGCGTCGGACCGGGCACGCGAGCGAGGTGTCGCGTGGGGCCGTGGTCGGCGCGAGCGACGACTGA
- the gcvT gene encoding glycine cleavage system aminomethyltransferase GcvT — translation MALRTPPLRGRHEEAGGSFTDFGGWEMPVEFAGIRTEHEAVREAVGIFDVSHMGEVEVYGPDATKLMQRLTTNDVTELSPGDSQYACITDEEGVILDDTVVYRRPDEGETPTYLFVPNAGHEDWMVDRWTDHRDEWGLDATVDDRTEEYAMFAVQGPDAVDHVREATENGSEVASLSRFTAATATVAGADCLVARTGYTGEDGFELVVPWDAAADVWDAFDGVEPCGLGARDTLRLEAGLLLSGQDFHHEENPRTPYEAGIGFTVKLDTEFVGRDALEAQKEQGVDEKLVGIRLVDRGIPRHGYDVTDTDGDVVGTVTSGTMSPTLDEPIGLAYVPTDLADPETMLRVVVRERPKKAVVEPLPFYER, via the coding sequence ATGGCCCTCAGGACACCGCCGTTGCGCGGACGCCACGAGGAGGCCGGTGGGTCGTTCACGGACTTCGGCGGGTGGGAGATGCCCGTCGAGTTCGCGGGCATCCGCACCGAGCACGAGGCGGTCCGCGAGGCCGTTGGCATCTTCGACGTCTCGCACATGGGCGAGGTGGAGGTGTACGGCCCGGACGCCACGAAGCTGATGCAGCGGCTGACCACGAACGACGTGACGGAACTCTCGCCGGGTGACTCGCAGTACGCCTGCATCACCGACGAGGAGGGCGTCATCCTCGACGACACGGTCGTCTACCGGCGGCCCGACGAGGGCGAGACGCCGACGTACCTGTTCGTCCCGAACGCGGGCCACGAGGACTGGATGGTCGACCGCTGGACCGACCACCGCGACGAGTGGGGCCTCGACGCGACTGTCGACGACCGCACCGAGGAGTACGCGATGTTCGCGGTGCAGGGCCCCGACGCGGTCGATCACGTCAGGGAGGCCACCGAGAACGGTAGCGAGGTGGCGTCGCTGTCGCGGTTCACCGCGGCGACGGCGACCGTCGCTGGCGCGGACTGCCTGGTCGCCCGGACCGGTTACACGGGCGAGGACGGTTTCGAGCTCGTCGTGCCGTGGGACGCCGCCGCGGACGTGTGGGACGCGTTCGACGGCGTCGAGCCGTGCGGGCTCGGCGCGCGCGACACGCTCCGGCTGGAGGCGGGGCTGCTCCTCTCGGGGCAGGACTTCCACCACGAGGAGAACCCGCGCACGCCCTACGAGGCGGGCATCGGCTTCACCGTCAAGCTCGACACGGAGTTCGTCGGCCGGGACGCGCTGGAGGCCCAGAAGGAGCAGGGCGTCGACGAGAAGCTCGTCGGCATCCGCCTCGTCGACCGGGGCATCCCGCGCCACGGCTACGACGTGACCGACACCGACGGCGACGTCGTCGGGACGGTCACCAGCGGGACGATGAGCCCGACGCTCGACGAACCCATCGGACTCGCGTACGTACCGACCGACCTGGCCGACCCGGAGACGATGCTGCGCGTCGTCGTCCGGGAGCGCCCGAAGAAGGCCGTGGTCGAACCGCTCCCCTTCTACGAACGATAA
- the gcvH gene encoding glycine cleavage system protein GcvH: protein MSFETPDDRQYNESHEWALRDGDTVRVGISDFAQDELGDVVFVELPDVGEDVTQDEAFGVIESIKAVSDLYAPVSGEVTAVNEDLFDAPEMVNEDPFGDGWMLEIAIEDESELDELLSADEYTDQVA from the coding sequence ATGAGCTTCGAGACACCCGACGACCGGCAGTACAACGAATCGCACGAATGGGCACTGCGCGACGGCGACACCGTCCGCGTCGGCATCAGCGACTTCGCCCAGGACGAACTCGGCGACGTGGTCTTCGTCGAGCTCCCCGACGTGGGCGAGGACGTGACACAGGACGAGGCGTTCGGCGTCATTGAGTCCATCAAGGCCGTCTCCGACCTCTACGCGCCCGTCTCGGGCGAGGTCACCGCGGTCAACGAGGACCTGTTCGACGCGCCCGAGATGGTCAACGAGGACCCCTTCGGTGACGGCTGGATGCTGGAGATCGCCATCGAGGACGAGTCCGAACTGGACGAGCTGCTGTCGGCCGACGAGTACACCGACCAGGTCGCCTGA
- the gcvPA gene encoding aminomethyl-transferring glycine dehydrogenase subunit GcvPA, giving the protein MSGDHTPAGSPFAPHTAADTEAMLDAVGVDSEAELFDIPDGVGFDGEFGIEPRSERAIRAEVERTLERNDDLVELLGRGHYSHYVPSLVDHLSLRSEFLTSYTQYQPEVTQGFLQALFEYQSLLVELTGLGVANCSMYDAATALGEAATLADRLRQTSGARVLVPEQLAEGRREVLANYVGGTDLTVEEYPMDDGNVDVEALGNALDESAVMVYAENPTVRGCVEESLDAIGDLAHDNEALFCLGSDPVSLALLQEPASVGADVVVGAADVLGLPTSYGMGLGLFATREEYVRQVPGRLVGASTDDTGRRAYTLTLQTREQHIRRERATSNICTNQAWVALRAAIHAASLGPDGLADLAKESVTDAQELANRVTEVVGVKAPVHDRHHVREFVAHTDQPAPAVASDLEDEGYAVHVLGEHHVQLNANALPESEVDGFVDALTEVAR; this is encoded by the coding sequence ATGAGTGGAGACCACACACCAGCGGGGAGCCCCTTCGCGCCGCACACCGCCGCCGACACCGAGGCGATGTTGGACGCCGTCGGCGTCGACAGCGAGGCGGAGCTCTTCGACATCCCGGACGGCGTCGGGTTCGACGGCGAGTTCGGCATCGAGCCACGGAGCGAGCGGGCGATACGGGCGGAGGTCGAACGGACCCTCGAGAGGAACGACGACCTGGTGGAGCTGCTCGGCCGGGGCCACTACAGCCACTACGTGCCCTCGCTGGTCGACCACCTCTCGCTGCGCTCGGAGTTCCTCACCTCGTACACGCAGTACCAGCCGGAGGTGACCCAGGGGTTCCTGCAGGCGCTGTTCGAGTACCAGTCGCTGCTCGTCGAGCTGACGGGCCTCGGCGTCGCGAACTGCTCGATGTACGACGCCGCGACGGCACTGGGCGAGGCCGCAACGCTCGCGGACCGCCTGCGACAGACCTCCGGGGCGCGTGTCCTCGTCCCGGAACAGCTCGCGGAGGGCCGCCGTGAGGTGCTCGCGAACTACGTCGGCGGTACCGACCTCACCGTCGAGGAGTACCCGATGGACGACGGCAACGTCGACGTCGAGGCGCTGGGGAACGCGCTCGACGAGTCGGCCGTCATGGTCTACGCCGAGAACCCGACCGTGCGGGGCTGCGTCGAGGAGTCGCTCGACGCCATCGGCGACCTCGCACACGACAACGAGGCCCTGTTCTGTCTCGGTTCGGACCCCGTCTCGCTCGCGCTCCTCCAGGAGCCCGCGAGCGTCGGCGCGGACGTGGTCGTCGGTGCCGCCGACGTGCTCGGACTGCCGACGAGCTACGGGATGGGCCTCGGCCTGTTCGCCACGCGCGAGGAGTACGTCCGGCAGGTGCCAGGGCGACTCGTCGGTGCGAGCACGGACGACACGGGGCGGCGGGCGTACACGCTGACGCTCCAGACCCGCGAACAGCACATCCGCCGCGAGCGCGCCACCTCGAACATCTGCACGAACCAGGCGTGGGTCGCGCTCCGGGCGGCCATCCACGCGGCGTCGCTCGGCCCCGACGGGCTGGCCGACCTCGCGAAGGAGTCCGTCACGGACGCGCAGGAACTCGCCAACCGCGTCACGGAGGTCGTCGGCGTGAAGGCACCGGTGCACGACCGCCATCACGTCCGCGAGTTCGTCGCCCACACCGACCAGCCCGCCCCCGCGGTCGCGTCGGACCTGGAGGACGAGGGCTACGCGGTCCACGTCCTCGGTGAACACCACGTCCAGCTGAACGCGAACGCACTCCCGGAGAGCGAGGTCGACGGGTTCGTCGACGCCCTCACGGAGGTGGCCCGATGA
- the gcvPB gene encoding aminomethyl-transferring glycine dehydrogenase subunit GcvPB, with protein MNYDQARWTDDDERYEPLLSEKHTDEADLDDAPLPDELTRDALELPDLSEPELARHYTRLSEMNYGVDSGPYPLGSCTMKYNPKFTEDVAVLDAAAVHPDRSPESVQGTLELLYDLQDYLGRIGGMDAVTLQPPAGAAGEFTGVLVAKAYHEHNGDERSEIIIPESAHGTNFASAALAGFDVVSLPGGDDGRVDLEALEAALSDETALLMLTNPNTLGLFERDIEEIAEMVHDAGGLLYYDGANLNALLGRARPGDMGFDIMHYNVHKTFATPHGGGGPGAGPVGVVDELAPFLPKPQIVQTAEGRYDFFDPEHSIGKVHGYLGNWLVLVKAYAYIARLGDPGLSDASAKAVLNANYLASQIEYEVPYGPFHHEFVASAGEQDAADVAKRMLDYGVHPPTTKWPEIVGEALMTEPTEIENRKTLDQLAHAFNAVAGEDDEALAAAPERTTARRIDQTAAARDLRLSWQSLDGE; from the coding sequence ATGAACTACGACCAGGCGCGCTGGACGGACGACGACGAGCGCTACGAGCCCCTGCTCTCGGAGAAGCACACCGACGAGGCCGACCTCGACGACGCGCCGCTGCCGGACGAGCTGACGCGTGACGCCCTCGAACTGCCCGACCTCTCCGAGCCCGAGCTCGCCCGGCACTACACGCGGCTCTCGGAGATGAACTACGGCGTCGACTCCGGGCCGTACCCGCTCGGCTCGTGTACGATGAAGTACAACCCGAAGTTCACCGAGGACGTGGCAGTGCTCGATGCGGCCGCGGTCCACCCCGACCGCTCGCCGGAGAGCGTGCAGGGCACCCTCGAACTCCTCTACGACCTGCAGGACTACCTCGGCCGCATCGGCGGGATGGACGCGGTGACGCTCCAGCCGCCCGCGGGCGCTGCCGGCGAGTTCACCGGCGTCCTCGTCGCGAAGGCGTACCACGAGCACAACGGCGACGAGCGCTCGGAGATCATCATCCCCGAGAGCGCCCACGGCACCAACTTCGCCAGCGCGGCGCTCGCTGGCTTCGACGTGGTCTCGCTGCCCGGCGGCGACGACGGGCGGGTCGACCTCGAGGCACTCGAAGCCGCGCTCTCCGACGAGACCGCGCTCCTGATGCTCACCAACCCGAACACGCTCGGGCTGTTCGAGCGCGACATCGAGGAGATCGCCGAGATGGTCCACGACGCGGGCGGCCTGCTCTACTACGACGGCGCGAACCTCAACGCGCTGCTCGGGCGCGCACGCCCCGGCGACATGGGCTTCGACATCATGCACTACAACGTGCACAAGACGTTCGCGACGCCCCACGGCGGCGGCGGCCCGGGAGCCGGCCCGGTCGGGGTCGTCGACGAGCTCGCGCCGTTCCTCCCGAAGCCTCAGATCGTCCAGACCGCCGAGGGCCGCTACGACTTCTTCGACCCCGAGCACTCCATCGGGAAGGTCCACGGCTACCTGGGCAACTGGCTCGTGCTCGTGAAGGCGTACGCGTACATCGCCCGGCTGGGCGATCCTGGGCTCTCGGACGCCAGTGCGAAGGCGGTTCTCAACGCGAACTACCTCGCCAGCCAGATCGAGTACGAGGTGCCGTACGGGCCGTTCCACCACGAGTTCGTCGCCAGCGCGGGCGAGCAGGACGCGGCCGACGTGGCCAAGCGGATGCTCGACTACGGCGTCCACCCGCCGACGACGAAGTGGCCCGAGATCGTCGGCGAGGCGCTGATGACCGAGCCGACCGAGATCGAGAACCGGAAGACGCTGGACCAGCTCGCCCACGCGTTCAACGCCGTCGCAGGTGAGGACGACGAGGCGCTCGCGGCCGCACCCGAACGGACGACCGCCCGGCGCATCGACCAGACCGCCGCCGCGCGCGACCTGCGGCTCTCCTGGCAGTCCCTCGACGGGGAGTAG
- a CDS encoding VOC family protein, whose product MTDQSDDVRVEGIDHVECYVPDRREAAEWYRKTLGLETNEMGWESYGPLMVTSDAGATNLALFEGDPSGAEPGVGFHRVAFRIDGEGFFEIVDRLTADPTVDVDGRDDVRDHTYSFSVYFSDPYGNPFEVTTYEYAFVEEALSVDGPGPSG is encoded by the coding sequence ATGACGGACCAGAGCGACGACGTCCGTGTCGAGGGCATCGACCACGTCGAGTGCTACGTCCCGGACCGACGCGAGGCTGCGGAGTGGTATCGAAAGACGCTCGGACTGGAGACCAACGAGATGGGGTGGGAGTCCTACGGCCCGCTGATGGTCACGAGCGACGCCGGCGCGACCAACCTCGCGCTGTTCGAAGGGGACCCCTCGGGCGCGGAACCCGGGGTGGGCTTTCACCGGGTCGCGTTCCGCATCGACGGCGAGGGGTTCTTCGAGATCGTCGACCGGCTCACGGCGGACCCGACGGTCGATGTGGACGGCCGCGACGACGTCAGGGACCACACGTACTCCTTCTCGGTGTACTTCAGCGACCCGTACGGCAACCCGTTCGAGGTGACGACGTACGAGTACGCGTTCGTCGAAGAAGCGCTGAGCGTCGACGGGCCCGGTCCCTCCGGATGA